The Motacilla alba alba isolate MOTALB_02 chromosome 3, Motacilla_alba_V1.0_pri, whole genome shotgun sequence DNA window gagctggcatGGGGCTCCAGGTTTTTTCCTACACCTTCAATTGCAGTAGAACGTATCCAACCTGAGGTTTTTGCAGCTGCTTTCAGCCAGGGAGGACCTTGGCTTTGGCCCTGCTTTGGAATGTCCAAAGTGCCTATGTGCAAAAGAGCCATGGCCCTATGGAGAGCCACAGTGACTCTCCCCATGGAAGAGGCCAGGGCATTTAGGAAAAGATCAGCCATACAGGGCGCTTTTTTCCATGAGACGTGAGCCGTGGCAGGGCCTTTGGTCCTCCAGGCCACACCGCTCCAGGGTTTAAAGGATGAGGAAGATGTCAGCTCCAGTGACCATCGGAAATACAGATGGGATGATGGGCAGCTGTAGCATGTGCTGCCTCACATGGGTTTCCATTTCACTGAGGGAAATAGGGAAGCAGCACTTCAGGACTCACTGGCAACTCAGTGATGCTAAAAATGGTAAACTGAAATCGCAACTCTGCCATAGACTTCTCAATACTGATTTGGGTAAGTTCAGACATATGCACTTGCTGCCTGTCAAATGAGGCCCCTCAGATTCTCCAGGTGGCgtggtttgtatttttatggTGCTTTTAAGGTTCCCGTACAAAATGCATTAATAAGGGTTCCAGCTGAGAACAGAGCCAGGCTATTCATCAGCCcttcatttttcagtgttttaccGCAAAACCTTCCATGGTCAACTTATTGAAAACGTGAACGGTGCTAAAGATGAGGCGCCCCCTTTCCTACGGCACACGGCTCAGTTTACCCCTCCTCCCCAAGCGTGCAGGTGGGAGCTCACGCAGCAGCTTCCAAGGAAAATATGCCGAGAACACGCACCGAAGCTCCagggctctcctgccctgctaAGCGCCACGCTCCCCCCTCAGCGCGCCGAGCGCTGCCCGCCACGGCAGGACGGGCCCTCACGGCGGCTCCGGTGCAGGGCCAGCCGCGAGCCCCGACGGGCCGGGCGGCACCGCCCCCTCCGTCGGACCCAGCCAATGGCGCTGCGCGACAGGGCGAGCGGGCCAATGAGAGGCGCGGCGCGCGGCGGGGCCCGCCCCCTCTGCCCGCCCGCGGCCGTCGGTgagcgcggggcggggcccTGCGGCGCCGCCTGgcggccgggccgtgccgggcagGGCCGCGCGGCGCCGGCTCCTCCCCGCGCCGGCGATGTCacgcggcggcgcggggccggcggccgggACTCTGGCGCGCGGGGCGCGGCGGTAGCAGAGCCGCCtggagccgccgccgcgccgggagccgccgccaccgcccgcGCCCGGGAACAGCCAGCGCCGCCGGGGCTGGCTTCGCGGCGGTCGCGCCGCTCCTGCCGGCCCGCCGGGGCCCCGCACcgctcgcccgccgccgccgccgcgccccgccgccccccggtCGGCGGCCCCGGGCAGCGCGTCGCCCCCCGGGCCGCGGGGCTCTGCGTGGCCGCGCGGATGCCGCCGCAGCAGGAGGGCGAGGCGGGATACATCAGCAAGCCGGTGCCGCCGGGCGGCTGCGAGGTGCCGCCGGTGCCCCCGCGCAGGGTGCGcagcgggcgggcggcggcggcgctgggaGCGGCGCTGGGCGGCCGCTGCCGGGCGGCGGGGTCCGGGGCCGTggccggagccggggccggAGTGGGGTCCGAGCCGCGGCGCAGCATCAAGTGCGTTCTGGTGGGGGACGGCGCGGTGGGGAAGACCAGCCTGGTGGTGAGCTACACCACCAACGGGTACCCCACCGAGTACATCCCCACCGCCTTCGATAACTTCTCCGGTAAGTGACCGGGGGCTTCTCCGGGCGGCCGCGGGCACcggggcggcgggaggaggTTCTGCCATCCTCGGGAGCGTCCCGCCGGAGCCGCTCCCGGAGCCGTGGCTGCCGTGCACGGAGGGGGCGCGATGTCCGGGTTCGGTGATTTCAGTATGGATTTATGGGGAGCACGACTCTACGGAGCCCACCGAGCTTGTCAGGCTGCCATCGCAGCCAGCAGCACCGGCCGGTCTCCGGTGTAacggagccaggctggcagcgggTGTCGTGCCCGGCCGGGCGGCCAGAGCCGGGCTTTAATTGGGAACCCTCCGGTGGAAAGCTTAGCGCTCTCCGGGACATGGGAAGCGCCTAAAGGGCAGGTTTAAATACTCGCCTTGTCTCGCCCCTACAAAGGGGGAAGTGCTGGGGTTTCTCTGCGGTTCAGCGGGAGCTTTTCGTGTCCCGGGCGTGCTGAATGTGTACGAGGAAATAAGGCTAAACCCCTCTAGCAGGAGAATATCCCAGACTGCCGGGCTCGCTCCACGCGCTGCCTGCGGAGGACTTGTGCCGTCACTGCCTAACTCATCTCTTGTAGTAAAATGAATCGGAAAGCCCTGAAGGGCTTGCTTGTCTTAGCGACGGactcccttccagctctgctaaGTTGTTAAATCTAAAATAATTGAAGAAAAGGCTATTAGAGCTGAGGGATGGTAAATCTtccttgttaattttttttctttaacgGAAAACATGTGAAGTTGAATTCACCATCgttttcccccctccctcctttctctccaAAAGCGGTTGTGTCTGTCGATGGGAAGCCGGTGAGACTTCAGCTCTGTGACACAGCTGGTCAGGTCAGTGGAGCCACTTACTTGATTTAAGTGACAGAGGGAGGGGAGAAGTTGTTGCTGTTGCGCAAAGTAGTCCTGCAAATGACTTCATGGATTTGAAAGTATTCCCAGTGTTTGATCATGTTATTATCTGCTGtcattttcactgctgcctAACTCACTGCTCTGCCTGTCTGTTGAAGGGTGGGGGACGTGCTGTTTCTCCATATaggggctgggcacaggctgctgttctgctggctcaagctgcagctctgtttaGCCTGGCTGGAAAGGCTGAACATATTGGGGATTCAACGGCCACCTGGTTTTCTCTTTGAGAGGTTGTCACTGTCTTTATTTTTGCTAAATAACTGCGGGTTTAAGAATTAGGGTGTTTGGCATATATGCATGCAAAGCAATCACAGCTGTAGGTGTCCAGAGATAGAGACTGTGTTTTTGAAGGGACAGAagctggagggagaaaaaagtacGGTTGGGTATTGTCCGTGGAGGCTTCCtattccccattcccacccaTTTAGAAAGTGCTGCTGCCGCAAAGCTGAGCTTTGCTGTAATCTGCAGCCCGAAGAGATGAGGGTGGCTGATGCCTCTCATCTGCTTTGCCTGATACATAAAAAAAGCCCATGTCTTACTGCCTCAGATTTTCTGGAAGACCCAGGCTTGTACCACCCTGAGCAATGTGCAACACTGCTTGCCAGGGGTTGAGGCTGGATAACCAAAAGtagccaaaaatattttgccaccTTGCTGCATTTGAAGGCAATGGGAGTTTGGGTCCTGTGCAGCTTTGTGGATCTAGGTCTTTCCCTTCACCAAAACCACGCTGAAAAATCTCAGTGGTCTTAACATACAAACCTATTTAGATGAGAAGTAACTGGGTGCCCTACTTAGGAATGGGGTTTTAAGGGCTATGCAGTACTAGACAGCAGTGTGCCCTACAAAGCAGAGCTAAAATCCTACAAACAGCCTTCTGCAGTAGTGATATGAAGTCAAACAGCAGAACTGTCCCGTGATTTTGTGTCGTACTGAAGGGTTGGGATGGTACTGCAACAGTCTTGGCTGTGCGTGTTCATATGCAGAGCATGGCAGGTGAAATTGCCGTCGGGTGACAGCCTGTGGACATGCAGTGcctgtggaaatgcagctgcaAGCTGCAGGAGGGATGAACAGGTCCTGTCACCCCTTGCCTTCCCTGCCCTTAGTGGATAAGGTGTTTGCTCTGGTGGCCCAAGTGCAGCTGGAATGAGTAAAGTTACTGCCTTTAAAATGAAGGGGTTATCTAAACTGACAGAAATTGTCCTGAGTAAAAGATTCCTGGCTGGATACTTTGataaaactgctgctggaagaTGGCTGCTGAAATCTGGAGCTAAAAAAAGCACTCCAGGCAGCGGGAAATTCTGTTTCAACATCACTAGCCCGAAGAGGTGTAGAATCCCTGCAGGCCATGTACCTACCATTGTAATGGCAGAAGTGTACTTAGGATATAAAGGGAACTGTTTCATCTTAGTAAAAACCCTTCAGATCTAGGGTTTACTTCCAAACCCATTGAATTGAGCCCTTTTGAGGTTTCACATGTAGCAAGAAGAGGCAATTACATGGCAAGGTGCCTTTCTGCAAACAGCCCTGTTGTTCAGAGCAGCATCTCTCAGTGAAGAAAGAGTGAGTGGTGAGAGCCTGGTTTCCTCTGAGGCTCAATCTGAGAGTCTTGAGAACTAATGAATCTTACTTTTTTGACTGGTGTTTTATAAATGTCTGTCTCTCTCAGAGATACTGCTGCAAAAAATTCATTTGAGCAGAACAAGATTTCTGAGGCTTCCAGGGGCTTTAAACTGCATATCCTGGGCCTCCAGAggctttaaagcaaaatttaacATCTCAAAAATTAATATGCAACTTGCAATTCTTCAGTAAACTGAGAGATATATTCAGCTTTATGTTTCTGTGCCTTTTCAATTCCAAGCATTTGAGAACATGGtccattttaattaaatgtcaTTGCTGCTGAGGCAAATCCTACCTGTTCAGGCTGCTACCCTGGTTttatcctgctgccagcataAAAGCAGCCTGCCTGGAGTAACCCTTGCTTCTAGCTGCATTCTTCCCTGAGCACACCTTCCTTACCATGAGGTGTTTGACTTTCTTGTGGCTTGCATCCTGAAGCTGAAAAAGGGCCTTGATTTGCTGCAGtttgcactaaaaaaaaaaaaaaaaaaaaaaaaaaaaaaaaaaaaaagaaacagaagggtAGTGCTGGGAGGCCCGAGTGAAGTTTGTTTGATGTGGCATGGGTGGGAGGGAAAGGTAAAGCTCTTACTCTATGCCATTGGCATGTTAAGCCTGCACATTGTAAGTCATTATTGCTCCCATCAGATTTAAATCCCTGGGCACAATGGCAGGGAAATTACTCCCATATCCTGGAGGATGTTGCTAAGTAGTTACCAGTTTAAAAACCGACTCCAGGAAAGGTATCTAGAAAGGTACACATTCTGCTGCCTATCTGCTTTGCCCTTGCCCGGGTCTGTCAGGAGAACAGCTTTGAGGTACACAGTgctcctcctcagagctgcttaCTGACTCACCCTGGAAGAGGTGGGTCTGGAGAAAGTGCTCTCTCCCTCTTCAGTTTGCAGCTTTCTGTGCCATAACCGCTTCCCGCAGCTTTGCTTCTTTGCTGAGGTAGGGCAGAGGGCCTGTGTacaaagagcagaggaaatattttagcACTTGAAATAACCTGCAGCATTAGTTGGAAAATCTCAGGTATGTGGGGAAGCCACCACCTTTGTCCTGTGTGCCTGATGATGGCAGGGTGCCCACTGGCTGGCAGCCGTTAGGGTGCAGGTGGCTTCTGTTTGGGTCACACCTTGCTGAGTAGTCTGGGTGCtcattttggggtgtctgtCAAGATGGCAGTGGCAGGTGGTCCTCATCTTCACCAAGACTCAGGGAGGCGAGAGCTGCTCTTTCTGTGGAGTGCTAACACAGTTTTGTTCTGTGCAGGATGAATTCGACAAGCTCAGGCCTCTGTGCTACACCAACACGGACATCTTCCTGCTGTGCTTCAGCGTGGTGAGCCCTTCGTCCTTCCAGAACGTGAGTGAGAAGTGGGTTCCCGAAATTCGCTGCCACTGCCCCAAGGCACCCATTATCCTGGTTGGGACACAGTCAGATCTCCGGGAGGATGTCAAAGTTCTCATCGAGCTGGACAAGTGCAAAGAAAAGCCAGTCTCGGAGGAGGCTGCAAAGCTCTGTgctgaggaaataaaagccGCGTCCTACATCGAGTGCTCCGCTTTGACTCAGAAAAACCTCAAGGAGGTCTTTGATGCAGCCATCGTGGCTGGCATTCAGTACTCGGATACCCAGCAGCAACCAAAGAAATCCAAATGTAGGACTCCAGACAAGATGAAAAACCTCTCCAAATCCTGGtggaaaaaatactgctgtttTGTATAGGGGCTGCAAGGACCTGAGTGCTGCTCTGAGGAAATCAATAGAGGCTATATTAGCTGAAATCTCAATTTGTGTCGTCTTGAGTGTATAGTGTAGAtctgtatgtatgtgtatatgttGCTACTGGATGACTCAGTTGCCCTTTTGAGGATTGCAGAAGGATTCTTAGTTAAATAATTGCCATATATAAGGTCTGGCACCCAGTTTTGTGACCAGAACTtctcattaaggaaaaaaaaagcaccatgtGTCTGTGAGCATAGAAGGATTTGTCCAAAGGATTCAACTTCTTCTGTTGTAAGGTGTATGTGATGGGGCGGAGCACAGCAGAGGCCTTCACTGCCAGGGCTTTGCAGGAGGAACGCACAAGCAATGGTGGAAATGTAGAGCTCTGTACATGGACgatcaaagggaaaaataacaCTGTGCCTCCTAACTGACATTTGTAGCTTTAAAACCCCACTCCTGCTCTCTTTGTGTCTTCCCAAGCCAGTGCTCTTAGGGATCACTTTTAAAAGGGTATGCAAGAGGTGTAATCTATACGCAAATGCCATGGTTAAAAAGGTCATGGGTATACCTTCAGCTTGTGGCGAGGGAACCTAATCCCTTATGGAGCTGACATCTCATTTGTTACCTCCTGACTTTCAGAAAGTCCTTTCTGtccttctcctgcctttcccaggaagCTGAGTGGAAGCCCAAAAATATGACCAAGCTTTTAACTCGCTACCTCGAGCAGTGGCaatttcctctgtgtttttgCAGACATGACTACAGTTCATCTATTTCAGCTCAAAGGAATGTAAATACTGTTGTGttggggttttaattttttttaaagcaatgtaaCAAATACCTGTGCAGCACCATATAAACCGCATCTGGTTTTAAGTCTACAGCCAAGAATTTCAGGATGCCCCACTTTACCTTTTAAGGCTGCTAAACAAATAACAAATCAGGCAGATTGAGATTTATAACAAACTGGACTCTAGAAACTGAGGCTGCTGCATCGTCTTCATGATGCTGTTTCCAACCAAGTTAATGTTTCCCTTCTAAAGGCAACAGTCACTTGTGGTTGAATCTTGTCCAAGCTCATAGTTGTGAAATTGCTGAGGCCATCCCCAAAATGTAACtgataaatcttttttttccccccagatcaGTCCAACAGATTAATTGAAATGTGCCTAAAATGTAGCTGAGGGATCAACATAGAGCTGAGTGTGACTTGTTCTCTGACTGAATCTGCTTCCTACTGAGCTCTAAGCCTAATTGCAGTTCTAGTGAGTTCAAGAGACCCAAATGATAATGTGATTCTCTGCAAGGATCAGTATTTAAACCTGTTCTGCAGAGGACGTTTTGTTTGTGCTGTCTGTCTGCCTTTTTATCGCcacaattacttttttccctcctctagATAGTTCAAGATCAAATTATACTTCTTTTTTGTTCCCTTTGGCCCTAGCCTTGAAGTGACCTTTTCCTTATTCTCAAACTAAACTGTAGTGACACAAGGCCAGAACTGTTTTTCATCAGAATTGAATCAATGTCTGATACAAAGAACTGTGGAGGCCCTTTGAGTTGATAAAGCTGACCACAGTTTACCTCCTGGCCCACTAAGGAAAATGACACTATGTAAATGGATTCTTGGCTATTGGCACAGGCTCCAcagacagtattttttccttctctacagAAGAATGAGTGCAGAATGGGTAATGTTCCATCACTGAAAACTTGAAAATGGGATGGAAATCTTTACATAGGACCTAATTCAATAAAAGTATGTTGGCTTCTGCACTGGAAGAGCCTGGAAAAACAGTTTCCATAGCACAGAAACTGGATGCATTTGACTTGGTTGCATCTGGTTGGTAATGGTTTAATGTTTACTAGTCCTGAAGTTAACATCTGAGCCTTTATATTTCTTACTCAAATGCTTTGACGGGATTTCAGATATGCAGTCACGCCAATAtcttggagaaaaacaaagctaGATTTCTCCTGAGTGCTTTGCTTCCCTGTAAAAAACAGTCTTGGTCGCTCAAAAATGTGAGTTTGAGGAGGAGACAGGCTTGAATCTGAGCAGCTTCcatttacaaaaataacaaaatctcCTCTGTAAGATCATATTGCTTGGTATCATGCTGAACTGGAAGCAGTAGGTTATACTTTATAAGCAGCCTGTTTCATAGTCTGGAGTAGCATTACTTTTGAATGTAGCCAGCTGTGACTGTTTCTGAAGATGTGATTTATATACAACTTGTTATAGCCCTTTACTAGGTGTGTGTAAACTGAGGTCTAATAACTCTATGGATACTGCTCTACGTGGGGCTACACAGGGTCTAGGTTTTAGAaatcttacttttaaaattaccagTATTTTACAAGCATAAGTGAGGGGGAGATGTCTCTATGTAGTCTATAATCTGATGTGCCTTATAAAAaactctcttctgttttctaagTGTAGGCTATATTCCAAAAGAAATATTCCATGTGAGAATGATATAAATGAGgtatttggaaataaattctgACCTGTGTATGtgtctgcctctgctgcctgctcgAGGAGGCTGGAGGGCAGTCCCTTGGCCATGCACTGTGCTAATACCCAGCAAAATACTGGGACTGCGCTGCCAGTGCCCCAGcaaaaggcctctgcccagAAAATACAGCCCTTTTCTgcactgccccatccccaggggactgggctgggtgggaagggTACAATGGCCAGCTTTCTgtctccctgccagcacagcatctTGCTGTGGCCCTGTGAGGCATGGACAAGCTCATTGTGCCTGGCCCTGAAAGTGGGGTGAgtggcagggagcacagcatAACTGGGGTGTTTTGCCTGCTGCATGTTGTGCTGTATGTGTCCCGGGGGAGCCAGAGAGCATTTTCGGAAAAGCAGAGCCTTCTCCATTTTGACACCATAGGTCTTGCCAGTCCTttctgggtcctgtccctcaTGCCAGGGCCAAGGCAAGTGAGGTTTGAGATTGTTTGTGCCCAGGAGCTGAATGGCGGTGGCACAAAAGCCTTCTACCCTTTGCTGCCATTGTGTTAGCCAAGTGGGGAGCAGCATCTAGACCTCTGGGCATTCCCATGGATCCAGTGTCCTACTCCAAAACTGCTCCGGAGAGGGAGATTTGCTCTGGACGAGGCAAGGTTTGTAAACTGTCCCCATTGTGTTTGTTTGTCTGGGAGCTGAGAGGAGCAGACAAGCTGGGGGTGACATACCAGCTTGCCCTCCTGTGCCACCTGTCTCTTGGGTTATAAGGCCAAGGCATTTTCAGCCATGGGAATGCACACAACCTGCACAAAGTAGAGGAAGGAGATCAATGCACAGTTCCTCTATCTCATGATTGATTCCTCACTGGAAAAAAGCCTTGGcttcttcttctctttgttaaatgccaggctgggcactgccaggctggttCACCTGCAGCACAGTGGCCCTGCCTGAGAGCCTAGCCTGCCAGCAGGCTCCTTGCTGGTGATACCTGGCGTTGAGTCACCAATGCCCTTGCTGGTGCCTTTGGAGAATCTTCCATGTGGTTCCTGTGCTGCAAGGAGTGGAGTCAGGGTGTGCTGGCTGGAGACCAAGCCACCCCACCTTTGCATGCTGACTTTGCAGGAAAAGGGGCTGTGCTAGTTTTGAGTCCAGAACCTGCCATTGCCAAATTCTGGCACAAAAATCCCTCTGCTACCTACGGGGCATTGATTTTCTGCTGAGGCGGGCTGCTGTCTTGTGCATCCTGGCATCTGGACAAGGCTAAGGCAGTTCAGGTCATCCTTAACCCCAGGGTAACTTTGTGCCTAGGTGTGCTGCTGTGATAAAaggctccctcagctgccttgCTTCAGATACTGGATGGgccagcagctgaggctgaTAAGGGCATACTGAAGTAAGCCCACTGTACTTAAGGTTTCTCAGGAATGCTGAAATAGTTGATGGATGGAAGTTCCCAAGAGAGGAACTTTCATATGAAATTAAACTGCTAGGAAgaatacaatttctttttaatggagaaaaaagtgACTTTTACCATTTCCCCCTCCCGTGTTTAGTGGGTTGGAGATACTTCTAGGGTAGGATTAAAAGTTGACTAGAGCTGAGACATTGACAAACGTGACAGTTTATCCTTACAAGGTGTCTGTAAGGTCACTTCATCACACTCTaaatttgcttttgattttctttctggacACCAGTTACTGACCACAAAGTGGGGGGCATTGCTGCAGGAGACAGGGTTTTTGTATTACCACATGGAACTGACCTAATGTTGTCATGTGTATCATGCTTAAACACTGAACCTTGCTGAAGCCAGTGCCCCTACAACTGAGCAACCTTTCTGAGCTTTAGTAATTTATCTGCTCAGGGATTTGTACAGAAGGGATCTCAACTTCTGCCTATAGTGTTGCCCTGGCATGCAGCAAggtgaggagagaggaaaaacaactgCTCAGGAAAGAGTGAGACATTATAAACCTCAGGAGAGCTGGCAAAGGGACTCTGGGGCAATGGGGAGTGATAGACACTACTTTTACCTACTTTAGTCATAAGCAGATTAAAAGCGCAATTAGAGTAATGCATGAGGAAATGAACAGCCCTAAGGAGGGCTGTTAGgtattaaaatacagcttttctttgGGAAATATCAAAGCTGTGGATAGCTGGAAGCTGGGAGGAAAAATCACTGTACACAATAGGGAAAAATCACTCAGCATTTGCTTGGTTCTTACATTCTCTCCTTAAACATCTGTGCTTACTAGAGACAGGATGTGGGATGAGGTGCACCTCTGGCATCCATCAGCCTGACTGTCCCAGTCtatttaatgtttttgaaagaGCAGGATGGGTTtcaggccagcagcagggccccaAGATCCAATAAGACCTTCTGAAGCCTTAGCTTCCCACattgctggcagccagcaggaaaatatAATGGTAGAGGCTTGTTCATTACCCAGTTAGTGCAGTCCTCTATGTATAAGCTGGGGAGCAAGCAGTTGTGCAATCCAATGGATTTTACCATCTGAGGCAGAGTATTCTTCAGCACTGCTGATTTATTTCTCCATAGTTTTGACAGGATGAATAGATCAGTGGTGTGTATGAAAAAAGGCATAAAACCTCAGCTTGGAGTAGCTTTTTATTCAGC harbors:
- the RHOU gene encoding rho-related GTP-binding protein RhoU, encoding MPPQQEGEAGYISKPVPPGGCEVPPVPPRRVRSGRAAAALGAALGGRCRAAGSGAVAGAGAGVGSEPRRSIKCVLVGDGAVGKTSLVVSYTTNGYPTEYIPTAFDNFSAVVSVDGKPVRLQLCDTAGQDEFDKLRPLCYTNTDIFLLCFSVVSPSSFQNVSEKWVPEIRCHCPKAPIILVGTQSDLREDVKVLIELDKCKEKPVSEEAAKLCAEEIKAASYIECSALTQKNLKEVFDAAIVAGIQYSDTQQQPKKSKCRTPDKMKNLSKSWWKKYCCFV